DNA from Candidatus Gastranaerophilales bacterium:
TTTTCTTTTAAAAGCGCAATCAAACTCAATAAATCTTTTTCTATAATTTCATTGGCTGCTTTTAATTGCAAAGACAAAGCAGTATCAATAACATCAGAGCTGGTTAAACCCATGTGGATATATTTTGCGTTTTCGCCGACACTTTCATTTACACAAGTTAAAAATGCAATAACATCATGCCTGACTTCCTGTTCAATCTCATCAATTCTTTGAATATTAAACGAAGCTTTTGCTTCTATCTCAGAAAGAACCTTAAGCGGAATTATTCCGGTTTTGGCATAAGCTCTGCATACTGCCAATTCTACACGCAAATATTCGGAGAATTTATTTTCAAGGCCCCAAATATCTTTCATTTCTTTTCTTGAATAACGCTCAATCATAATAACCCTGAGATTGTATGTCCAAAATCAGTTTACCATGAAAACGACGGAACAAAAACTACAACAAGAATACAGGTACCTGAGCCGGATTATTAAGACTGAAATCCATCTCCTTTTTAAACGGGCTTGTAGCTGTATTCGATAACATTGCCGCAGTTTTTTCAGTCAAAGTATCGACATTAGCCGGCATCACTTGTTTACCCTCAAAAGGATTTTTACCCCTTGTAATAGGAACGGTAGTGTTATTCAACGCCTTTTTCTTTTCCTTTTCAGTATCCCTGTTTTTATTCACCAAACTTGCAATAGCTTGGCTGATAGGATTTTTAGCGGGCATTTCCTTTTGCGCAGGAATATCTTTCGCAAGAATTTTTATCGCTTCATCAAGTATGTCCAAATTGTCCCATAATTTAGGATTATTTGTATAAAGTGCATTTTCCTTTTTTGCACTAAGCAAGGCCTGATTTTTTTTGTCTGCCAATAATTTTATTTGTTGAGGATTATAACTCGTTCTTATAGCCTCCGCAAAACGCATTGCCTGAATAGAGTTTTTTTCAACATTTTTCTTATATTTAGATCTTTTTCTGGTATAAATAGCCATTTCCCATCACTCCCGAATATAGTTTCCCATATTAATATAAAAACAAATTGAAGCCAAAAATTGCGTGTATTCCTATACCCTAAACAAATGATTTACTAAGGCAAAAATGTAGTATAATATACTAAGAGGAAAAGTAAGGAAATTAAATGCTCAGAGTAACAAAGCTTGCTGTTTTAATAATATTTTTAGCTTTTATAGGCATACAATCGGTCAAGGCAGAAACGCCTCTTAGCGACTATATGGATCCCGGTTTTATGAGCGTACAGGGTTACAGCCCTGAAACTATCCGAATAATTGAGCTTAACAAAGCAAAAACCTTTGGAGAAGAATTGCCAAAACCGAGTGAATCAAGTTCCTCCTTAGTAAGATGGTGGAAAAAATTCATTCGATATAGCGACCCTGCAACCGATATCGGTGATTTTGGGACACATATTATTTATCCTTATAACACCATCAACGATTATTAATTATTTTTCTTGAATTAAAATCTTTAGCATGGATAATTGAACAATAGAATGTTAAATATCGCACATCCTATAGTTTTGTGTTGACATGAAAAAATGTTGCACATAACATTAATATAGTAAAGGAAAAGGACGAAATCATGGGTCTTAAAAAAAACGACAGACTGGTAGTTATGGCATGTGAAGAATGCAAAAACAGAAACTACACAACAACAAAAAATAAAAAACACCACTCGGACAGAATGGAACTTAAAAAGTACTGTCCATTTGACAAAAAACATACTTTGCACAAAGAAACGAAGTAAAGGCAAGCGCCTTTAGTTCAGTCGGTAGAACGTCGGTCTCCAAAACCGAATGTCGAGGGTTCGAGTCCTTCAGGGCGCGTTCTTTACAAACAAGTCAGCAATAACCCCCGGGGCAAACAGGAAAAATGAGCAGTAATATAAAAGAAAAACGAGAAACAAATATGATAGAATCCCTCCAAACTTATTTCAAAGGTGTAAAATCAGAATGGGGACGGGTCACATGGCCGGAAAAGCCGCAGGTAGCTGTAGAAACTGTCGTAGTAATTTGTATAGTGTTTTTGTTCACAGCGGGTGTTTATCTTATAGATATAGTGTTCAAAGGTTTATTTAGTTTGGTAGCCAAGTAGGTAAGAAAATGGCAGAAGATAAAAAAAATCAAAAAAGATGGTACGTAGTCCACACATACTCGGGACACGAAAACAAGGTTAAAGCTAATCTTGAAAAGCGTGTTGAGTACTTGGGACTCGGAGAAAAAATATTTCGCATAGAAGTACCGCAAAAAACCGTAACAATGGTAAAGGGCGGAAAAAGGCAGGATAAGGAAGAAAAAATCTTCCCGGGCTATGTGTTAGTCGAAATGGTAATGGATGATGACAGCTGGTTTGTAGTACAAAACACGGCAGGCGTTACCAAGTTCATCGGCGCTAATAAAAAACCAATCCCCGCAAGAGAAAGTGAAATAAGAAAAATTATCCACAAAGTTCAAATTCAAACAGCAAAAGTTGAATTAGATGTTAAAGTGGGTGATAAAGTAAAAATCATATCAGGACCGTTCGCCGATTTTGTAGGAACAATCACCGAAGTTTATCCCGATAAGGCTAAACTGCGTGCATCAGTTTCTATTTTCGGCAGGGAAACACCTGTAGAACTTGAATATAATCAAATACAAAAAGTATAGTAAATAAAAAAGTGGAAGGGGATAAGGATATAAAGCCTTGATTAACCCCGCTATACCACGAAAGGAGCAAACATGGCAAAGAAAGTCATCGGAAAAATCAAATTACAAATTCAGGCAGGAAAAGCCAACCCATCTCCTCCAATAGGACCGGCATTGGGTCAGCACGGCGTAAACATCATGGAATTTTGCAAACAATACAATGCAAAAACAGAAAACATGATAGGTTATGTAGTTCCTGTCGAAATAGATGTATATGAAGACAGATCGTTCTCATTCATCACCAAAACACCACCTGCTGCAGTTTTAATCACAAAGGCAATCGGAATTGAAAAAGGTTCTGCTGCCCCAAACAAAACTAAAGTCGGTAAAATCACTCAGGCGCAATTAGAAGAAATCGCGAAAACTAAAATGCCTGATTTAAACGCTACTACGCTTGAAGCCGCAGTAGAAATGATTAAAGGTACATGCAACAGCATGGGTGTTACAGTAGAATAACAAGTGGGAGTGAAAATTTCACGTTCGAACCACAAAGGAGAATGAACAATGGCGAAATTAACTAAAAAATCAAAAAAAGTATTAGAAATACTTGAAGAAGTAAATCAGCCGACAAGCGGTGTTGAAGCAATCAAACTTTTACAAAAGATTTCAAAAGCAACGTCTAAATTCGACGAAACTTTAGAACTTCATATGAAATTAGGTATCAACGTAAAACATGCCGAACAACAGGTCAGAGGCACAACTGTTCTTCCTGCAGGTACAGGCAAAACCATAAGAATTTGCGTTGTAGCTAAAGGCGAAAAAATGTCAGAAGCTTCTCAAGCAGGTGCTGACTTTGTAGGTGCAGAAGATATCGTTGAAAAAATCCAAAACGGATGGTTAGACTTTGATACCCTTATTGCTACACCTGATGCAATGGGTCTTTTAGGCAAATTAGGTAAAGTCCTTGGTCCAAAAGGACTTATGCCAAACCCTAAAACAGGTACGGTTACATTTGATGTAAAAAAGGCTATTACCGATGCTAAAGCAGGTAAAGTTGAATACCGCGCCGATAAACAAGGTATAGTTCATGTACCGTTAGGAAAAATCAGCTTTAATGCAGACGGTTTAATTAAAAATTTCACAGCGGTAGCTGACGCTGTTATAAAAGCAAAACCGTCAGCAGCAAAAGGAACTTATTTAAAATCAGTATATTTAACGTCCACAATGGGTCCGTCAATCAAAGTTGATGAAAAAGCCCTGACTGCGGAAGTTAAAGCTTTGGCGGTTTAATTAGTAGCCCAGCGGCTATTAACGCTAGAAGAGAGAGTTTAAATCACCAATCTTAATGGTTGGTGATTCTTTTTATTCTAAACACTTAATATAGAGTCTTTATTGTTTTAAATTTCAATAATTATAAAGAATTTAATACTCCTATTGGAAATAGACTTTTTAACCAAACTTCTGTAAAATAAATTATAGTTGCATATAATGGGAGCTTTCAATGAAACATAAAATTAAACACAAAAAAAAGCACTGGGATTTGACTAAATTCATCCCTTTTGTACTTATAGCAGGAATTTTAATCTCCGTAGAACTTATAGTTGTATACTACACGGCAAACTTTGTACCTGAAGCAGCTCCGAGTTTTTGCACGCTAAACGCTCAAATAGACTGCGATGCCGTTGCAAGAACCAACTTTTCCCTGCTGTTTGGTATCCCTAACGCTTTATGGGGACTTGGGTTTTATGTTTTTGCGTTGATATTGTATTATGCTAAAAGTCTTAAAAATCTGCCGCTGCTGGGCTTTATGAAGATTTTTAAAAACCCTGTAAGCTACATCTTCGTTTTATCTATTTTCGGCATATTTTTCTCGATATATTTAGGCTACATTATGATGGTAAAAATTCAAAAAATATGTTTGCTGTGCGATGTATTGTATATAGTAAATATTTTGCTGTTTATCGTTTCAAAAAATCGAACTCCTATAATAGACCATATTATTACTTCTATTAATGATTTTCTAAAAGCAATATCTGAAAAAGCTTATGCTATAGCCGTGGTTTTAGTTGCAATTTTGGGACTGTCCGCCCTTATAGTTATAAATAAAGTTGAACTTTTTGTACCGCCTGAAAAAAGTATATTTTCAAAAGATATAATACAATTTCAGGCAACAACTTTGGAAAATGACCTGGGCAGCCCTGATGCAGCTGTTATTATCAATGAATTTACAGACGTACAATGCCCGTTTTGTGCAATTTCAAATAAAATGATGCACAAAATTGTCGATGAATACGACAATGTAAGAGTCTTGCACCATGACCTGCCGCTGGATACAGCGTGTAACCCCTCTATGACAAATCAAATGCATAAAAACAGTTGTCTTTATGCCCAATATGCCCTTGCCGCAAAAAAACAGGGGAAATACTGGGGGCTGCTGACTAAAATGTTTGAAAATAACACAAGTCTTACAGAAGATAAAGTACTTGAATACGCTAAAGAATTAGGCTTAGACACAAAACAACTCAAAAAAGACGCTTATTCAAAAGAAGTTAAAGAACAATTAAAAGAAGATATTGAAACAACATTGGACATGAAAATCTACGCAACTCCCACTTATTCAATAAACGGTAAAAAATACGAGGGCGTTTTTCAATATAATGAACTTGAAAAATTAGTAAAAGAACTCGGAGCAAAGAAAAAAGTTGGAAAGTAAAATAGTTTTACTGCACACTTGCTGCGCCCCCTGCTGTGCTTACGTAGCAGAAAAATTGCAAAAACTTGGCTGCAAAGTATTATTGTATTTTTACAACCCTAATATTTTCCCTTTAGCAGAATATAATAAACGTCTGGATGAATTAAAGCGATTTTGCAAAGAAACAGAACTGGAATTAATTCTTGAAGACCCTGATTTTACAAGGTGGCAAGAATTAACAAAAGGACTGGAAAATGAACTTGAAAAAGGAAAAAGATGCTCAATCTGCTATAGAATGCGTCTTGAGAAAACAGCCCTAAAAGCCACAGAACTTGGTATCAATTTTTTTACAACTTCGCTGTCTATAAGTCCGCACAAAAGTTATCCTAAAATTAAAGAAATTTCATTGACACTTGAAAATGATAATTTAAAATTTTTGGATATAGATTTTAAAAAGCAAGACGGGTTTAAAAACTCATTAGAACTTTCTAAAAAATATAATTTTTACAGACAAAGTTATTGCGGATGTGGATATAAATAAATATTTAACTGACAAAATTTTTTTTGTTCCTACTTTAAATAAGAAGAATATCTACTTAAGGACACAGCATGATAGTATCAAATATAGCACAAAACCAAAATTTTAAAGCCTTTCTTGGCTGGAAAAACCAAACT
Protein-coding regions in this window:
- the rplA gene encoding 50S ribosomal protein L1, translating into MAKLTKKSKKVLEILEEVNQPTSGVEAIKLLQKISKATSKFDETLELHMKLGINVKHAEQQVRGTTVLPAGTGKTIRICVVAKGEKMSEASQAGADFVGAEDIVEKIQNGWLDFDTLIATPDAMGLLGKLGKVLGPKGLMPNPKTGTVTFDVKKAITDAKAGKVEYRADKQGIVHVPLGKISFNADGLIKNFTAVADAVIKAKPSAAKGTYLKSVYLTSTMGPSIKVDEKALTAEVKALAV
- the rplK gene encoding 50S ribosomal protein L11 — encoded protein: MAKKVIGKIKLQIQAGKANPSPPIGPALGQHGVNIMEFCKQYNAKTENMIGYVVPVEIDVYEDRSFSFITKTPPAAVLITKAIGIEKGSAAPNKTKVGKITQAQLEEIAKTKMPDLNATTLEAAVEMIKGTCNSMGVTVE
- a CDS encoding vitamin K epoxide reductase family protein, which codes for MKHKIKHKKKHWDLTKFIPFVLIAGILISVELIVVYYTANFVPEAAPSFCTLNAQIDCDAVARTNFSLLFGIPNALWGLGFYVFALILYYAKSLKNLPLLGFMKIFKNPVSYIFVLSIFGIFFSIYLGYIMMVKIQKICLLCDVLYIVNILLFIVSKNRTPIIDHIITSINDFLKAISEKAYAIAVVLVAILGLSALIVINKVELFVPPEKSIFSKDIIQFQATTLENDLGSPDAAVIINEFTDVQCPFCAISNKMMHKIVDEYDNVRVLHHDLPLDTACNPSMTNQMHKNSCLYAQYALAAKKQGKYWGLLTKMFENNTSLTEDKVLEYAKELGLDTKQLKKDAYSKEVKEQLKEDIETTLDMKIYATPTYSINGKKYEGVFQYNELEKLVKELGAKKKVGK
- the secE gene encoding preprotein translocase subunit SecE — its product is MSSNIKEKRETNMIESLQTYFKGVKSEWGRVTWPEKPQVAVETVVVICIVFLFTAGVYLIDIVFKGLFSLVAK
- the nusG gene encoding transcription termination/antitermination protein NusG is translated as MAEDKKNQKRWYVVHTYSGHENKVKANLEKRVEYLGLGEKIFRIEVPQKTVTMVKGGKRQDKEEKIFPGYVLVEMVMDDDSWFVVQNTAGVTKFIGANKKPIPARESEIRKIIHKVQIQTAKVELDVKVGDKVKIISGPFADFVGTITEVYPDKAKLRASVSIFGRETPVELEYNQIQKV
- a CDS encoding epoxyqueuosine reductase QueH; the protein is MESKIVLLHTCCAPCCAYVAEKLQKLGCKVLLYFYNPNIFPLAEYNKRLDELKRFCKETELELILEDPDFTRWQELTKGLENELEKGKRCSICYRMRLEKTALKATELGINFFTTSLSISPHKSYPKIKEISLTLENDNLKFLDIDFKKQDGFKNSLELSKKYNFYRQSYCGCGYK
- the rpmG gene encoding 50S ribosomal protein L33, yielding MGLKKNDRLVVMACEECKNRNYTTTKNKKHHSDRMELKKYCPFDKKHTLHKETK